A region of Nocardioides alkalitolerans DNA encodes the following proteins:
- a CDS encoding PadR family transcriptional regulator — protein sequence MALTPIAVAALALLAERPMHPYEMFQTLLDRHEDRVVKVRPGSLYHAVERLAGAGLAEVVGTERDGNRPERTTYRITDAGRGALTARLRELLRAPAAAYPEAALGLTEAHNLPRGDVVADLSQQLDALRADAAVLTGLIASVRERGVAEAYWIEADHALHLRHAEIAWLDTLITRLTDGDLPWPT from the coding sequence GTGGCGCTCACCCCCATCGCCGTCGCCGCGCTCGCGCTCCTGGCGGAGCGTCCGATGCACCCCTACGAGATGTTCCAGACGCTGCTCGACCGCCACGAGGACCGCGTCGTCAAGGTGCGGCCGGGCTCGCTCTACCACGCCGTCGAGCGTCTGGCCGGCGCCGGGCTCGCGGAGGTCGTAGGCACCGAGCGCGACGGCAACCGACCCGAGCGCACGACGTACCGGATCACCGACGCGGGCCGCGGCGCTCTCACCGCGCGGCTCCGGGAGCTGCTGCGGGCGCCGGCCGCGGCGTACCCGGAGGCCGCCCTCGGCCTCACCGAGGCCCACAACCTGCCGCGCGGCGACGTGGTCGCCGACCTGTCCCAGCAGCTCGACGCCCTCCGGGCGGACGCGGCCGTGCTGACCGGCCTCATCGCCTCGGTGCGCGAGCGCGGCGTGGCGGAGGCCTACTGGATCGAGGCCGACCACGCGCTGCACCTGCGCCACGCCGAGATCGCCTGGCTCGACACCCTCATCACCCGACTCACCGACGGAGACCTGCCGTGGCCGACGTGA
- a CDS encoding DHA2 family efflux MFS transporter permease subunit has protein sequence MVIGFFMILVDTTIVSVATPAIMTGLDTDVNSVIWVTSAYLLAYAVPLLVTGRLGDRVGPKRIYLVGLGVFTLASLWCGLTSTIEGLIVARVLQGFGASMMTPQTMAVITRTFPAARRGPAMALWGATAGVATLVGPILGGVLVDGPGWEWIFFINVPVGIVAFVLALRLVPALPTHAHTFDWVGVALSAVGMFLLVFGIQEGEKYDWGTITGIISVPLLIVGGLVVLAVFLGWQARIEREPLVPLGLFRDRNFSLANGGITLVAFAVTAFSFPVTLWAQAARGWSPTETGLLLVPMALATGFLAPLVGRLVDRVHPRTITVVGFLFSAVALVWLSRVMTPDSAVVQILLPLALFGAGSAFLWAPLSATATRNLPLSSAGAGSGVYNTTRQIGAVLGSAAVAALIQARITANLPGAGGSVEEVRTGTGAMPPEVATRFSDAMAQSVLLPAGAMALGIVVVLFFARPAFAQRGGAQPGGTQPGGTPEHTAG, from the coding sequence ATGGTCATCGGGTTCTTCATGATCCTGGTCGACACCACGATCGTGTCGGTGGCGACGCCGGCGATCATGACCGGTCTCGACACCGACGTGAACAGCGTCATCTGGGTGACGAGCGCCTACCTGCTGGCCTACGCCGTGCCGCTGCTCGTCACGGGGCGCCTCGGCGACCGGGTCGGGCCCAAGCGCATCTACCTCGTCGGGCTCGGCGTCTTCACCCTCGCCTCGCTGTGGTGCGGACTGACGTCGACGATCGAGGGCCTCATCGTCGCGCGCGTGCTCCAGGGCTTCGGCGCGTCGATGATGACGCCGCAGACGATGGCCGTCATCACCCGCACGTTCCCGGCCGCCCGGCGCGGGCCGGCCATGGCGCTGTGGGGCGCGACGGCCGGCGTGGCCACGCTCGTCGGCCCGATCCTCGGCGGCGTGCTCGTCGACGGCCCCGGCTGGGAGTGGATCTTCTTCATCAACGTGCCGGTCGGGATCGTGGCGTTCGTGCTCGCCCTGCGGCTGGTGCCGGCGCTGCCCACCCACGCGCACACCTTCGACTGGGTCGGGGTCGCGCTCAGCGCCGTCGGCATGTTCCTGCTGGTGTTCGGCATCCAGGAGGGCGAGAAGTACGACTGGGGCACCATCACCGGGATCATCTCCGTGCCGCTCCTCATCGTCGGCGGGCTCGTCGTGCTCGCCGTCTTCCTCGGCTGGCAGGCGCGGATCGAGCGCGAGCCGCTCGTGCCGCTCGGCCTCTTCCGCGACCGCAACTTCTCGCTCGCCAACGGCGGGATCACGCTGGTGGCGTTCGCGGTGACGGCGTTCAGCTTCCCCGTCACGCTCTGGGCGCAGGCAGCCCGCGGCTGGTCGCCGACGGAGACCGGCCTGCTGCTCGTGCCGATGGCGCTGGCCACCGGTTTCCTCGCCCCCCTCGTGGGGCGGCTGGTCGACCGCGTGCACCCCCGCACCATCACCGTCGTCGGGTTCCTCTTCTCGGCCGTCGCGCTGGTCTGGCTCAGCCGGGTGATGACACCGGACAGCGCGGTGGTGCAGATCCTCCTCCCGCTCGCGCTCTTCGGCGCGGGCAGCGCGTTCCTCTGGGCGCCCCTGTCCGCCACCGCGACCCGCAACCTGCCCCTGTCGTCGGCGGGCGCCGGGTCGGGCGTCTACAACACGACGCGGCAGATCGGCGCCGTCCTCGGCAGTGCTGCCGTCGCGGCACTGATCCAGGCCCGGATCACGGCGAACCTGCCCGGCGCGGGCGGGTCGGTCGAGGAGGTCCGCACGGGCACGGGCGCCATGCCGCCCGAGGTCGCGACGCGGTTCTCGGACGCGATGGCGCAGTCCGTGCTCCTGCCCGCGGGCGCGATGGCGCTCGGGATCGTGGTCGTGCTGTTCTTCGCGCGGCCGGCGTTCGCGCAGCGGGGCGGGGCGCAGCCGGGTGGGACGCAGCCGGGTGGGACGCCGGAGCACACGGCCGGGTAG
- the ilvD gene encoding dihydroxy-acid dehydratase, which translates to MTGGTPSTPAAPAAPSTPDIKPRSRDVTDGLQATAARGMLRAVGMGDDDWVKPQIGVASSWNEITPCNLPLDRLAKAVKNGVHAAGGYPLEFGTISVSDGISMGHEGMHFSLVSREVIADSVETVMMAERLDGSVLLAGCDKSLPGMLMAAARLDLASVFLYAGSIMPGKVDGRDVTIIDAFEAVGACLAGKISREEVDKVERAICPGEGACGGMYTANTMAAVAEALGMSIPGSAAPPAVDRRRDGFAHKSGEAVVEMLRRGITARQIMTKEAFENAITVVMALGGSTNAVLHLLAIAREAEVDLTLDDFNRVGDKVPHLGDLKPFGKYVMYDVDQKGGIPMVMKALLDAGLLHGDCLTVTGRTMAENLADIAPPQVDDDVIRKVDRPIHATGGLTILHGTLAPEGAVVKSAGFDESVFEGTARVFDGEKAAMAALAAGELKPRDVVVIRYEGPKGGPGMREMLAITGAIKGAGLGKDVLLLTDGRFSGGTTGLCVGHVAPEAVDGGPIAFVRDGDPITLDVANRRLDVAIDEDELERRKVGWEPLPPKYTRGVLGKYARTVGSAAHGAVTG; encoded by the coding sequence ATGACCGGTGGCACGCCCTCGACCCCTGCCGCGCCTGCGGCTCCCAGCACCCCCGACATCAAGCCGCGTTCCCGCGACGTGACGGACGGCCTCCAGGCGACCGCCGCCCGGGGCATGCTCCGCGCGGTCGGCATGGGGGACGACGACTGGGTGAAGCCGCAGATCGGCGTCGCGTCGTCGTGGAACGAGATCACGCCCTGCAACCTGCCGCTCGACCGTCTCGCGAAGGCCGTCAAGAACGGCGTGCACGCGGCCGGCGGCTACCCGCTGGAGTTCGGCACCATCTCGGTGTCCGACGGCATCTCGATGGGCCACGAGGGCATGCACTTCTCGCTGGTCTCCCGCGAGGTCATCGCCGACTCGGTCGAGACCGTGATGATGGCCGAGCGCCTCGACGGCTCCGTGCTGCTCGCCGGCTGCGACAAGTCGCTGCCCGGCATGCTCATGGCCGCCGCGCGTCTCGACCTGGCGAGCGTGTTCCTCTACGCCGGCTCGATCATGCCGGGCAAGGTCGACGGGCGCGACGTCACGATCATCGACGCCTTCGAGGCCGTCGGTGCCTGCCTCGCCGGCAAGATCTCCCGGGAGGAGGTCGACAAGGTCGAGCGCGCCATCTGTCCCGGTGAGGGCGCGTGCGGCGGCATGTACACGGCCAACACCATGGCCGCCGTCGCCGAGGCCCTCGGCATGTCGATCCCCGGCTCGGCCGCTCCGCCGGCCGTCGACCGCCGCCGCGACGGGTTCGCCCACAAGTCCGGCGAGGCCGTCGTCGAGATGCTGCGACGCGGCATCACGGCCCGCCAGATCATGACGAAGGAGGCGTTCGAGAACGCCATCACGGTCGTCATGGCGCTCGGCGGCTCCACCAACGCGGTCCTCCACCTCCTCGCCATCGCCCGCGAGGCCGAGGTCGACCTGACGCTCGACGACTTCAACCGCGTCGGCGACAAGGTGCCGCACCTCGGCGACCTCAAGCCCTTCGGCAAGTACGTGATGTACGACGTCGACCAGAAGGGCGGCATCCCCATGGTGATGAAGGCCCTGCTCGACGCGGGCCTCCTCCACGGCGACTGCTTGACCGTGACCGGCAGGACGATGGCGGAGAACCTCGCCGACATCGCCCCGCCGCAGGTCGACGACGACGTCATCCGCAAGGTCGACCGCCCGATCCACGCGACCGGCGGCCTGACGATCCTCCACGGCACGCTGGCGCCCGAGGGCGCCGTCGTGAAGTCGGCCGGCTTCGACGAGTCGGTCTTCGAGGGCACGGCCCGCGTGTTCGACGGCGAGAAGGCCGCGATGGCGGCGCTCGCCGCGGGCGAGCTGAAGCCGCGGGACGTCGTGGTCATCCGCTACGAGGGCCCCAAGGGCGGCCCGGGCATGCGCGAGATGCTCGCCATCACCGGTGCCATCAAGGGCGCCGGCCTCGGCAAGGACGTCCTGCTCCTCACCGACGGCCGGTTCTCCGGCGGCACGACCGGCCTCTGCGTCGGCCACGTCGCGCCCGAGGCCGTCGACGGCGGCCCCATCGCCTTCGTGCGCGACGGCGACCCGATCACGCTCGACGTGGCCAACCGCCGCCTCGACGTCGCCATCGACGAGGACGAGCTCGAGCGCCGCAAGGTGGGCTGGGAGCCGCTGCCGCCCAAGTACACGCGCGGCGTCCTGGGCAAGTACGCCCGCACCGTCGGCTCGGCCGCCCACGGCGCGGTCACGGGCTGA
- a CDS encoding class F sortase gives MPEHAAPYRSLALVLAALALAGCGGGGGAAPSSVPSSPPSASSSGAPSGAPSGAPSAPVDDGARPVRVEIPAIGVDAVPIDLGIGDDGELEVPTDPDDVGWYTGGGRPGERGPTVVVGHVDAVDGPAVFADLATLEDGDTVVVHRADGRAVTYVVERSEAVEQDRFPTELVFGATADDQLRLITCTGPYDRDAGRYTQNQVVFARP, from the coding sequence GTGCCTGAGCACGCCGCGCCGTACCGGTCGCTCGCCCTCGTCCTCGCCGCGCTGGCCCTCGCCGGCTGCGGCGGGGGCGGGGGCGCAGCGCCGTCCTCGGTGCCCTCCTCTCCCCCGTCGGCGAGCTCCTCGGGGGCTCCATCGGGGGCTCCGTCGGGCGCACCGTCCGCGCCGGTCGACGACGGTGCGCGACCGGTGCGCGTCGAGATCCCGGCGATCGGGGTCGATGCCGTGCCGATCGACCTCGGCATCGGCGACGACGGTGAGCTCGAGGTGCCGACCGACCCGGACGACGTGGGCTGGTACACCGGCGGGGGCCGCCCCGGGGAGCGGGGACCGACGGTGGTCGTCGGGCACGTCGACGCGGTCGACGGCCCGGCCGTGTTCGCCGACCTCGCCACGCTCGAGGACGGCGACACCGTCGTCGTCCACCGCGCCGACGGACGGGCGGTCACCTACGTCGTCGAGCGGTCCGAGGCCGTCGAGCAGGACCGGTTCCCCACCGAGCTCGTCTTCGGGGCCACGGCGGACGACCAGCTGCGGCTGATCACGTGCACGGGGCCGTACGACCGGGACGCGGGCCGCTACACCCAGAACCAGGTCGTGTTCGCCCGCCCCTGA
- the gdhA gene encoding NADP-specific glutamate dehydrogenase: MHPHLQDTYAEVLRRNPGELEFHQAVREVLGSLGPVVDRHPEYTDGGILTRLCEPERQIVFRVPWVDDAGRVQINRGFRVEFNSALGPYKGGLRFHPSVLAGTVKFLGFEQIFKNALTGLPIGGGKGGSDFDPKGRSAGEVMRFCQSFMTELYRHIGEHTDVPAGDIGVGGREIGYLFGQYKRITNRYESGVLTGKGVTWGGSQVRPEATGYGLVYFAEQVLSHRGTSFDGRRVVVSGSGNVAVHAIAKVHQLGGTVVACSDSGGFVVDEAGIDLDLLRDVKERRRTSLTAYAEERGLEHRTGSVWSVPATVALPCATQNELDAADARLLVDHGCLLVAEGANMPCTPEAVDVLREAGIAFGPGKAANAGGVATSALEMQQNASRDSWSFEHTEARLAEIMRGIHERCLTTADAYGTPGDYVAGANIAGFTQVADAMLALGVI, translated from the coding sequence CTGCACCCGCACCTGCAGGACACCTACGCCGAGGTGCTGCGCCGCAACCCCGGCGAGCTGGAGTTCCACCAGGCGGTGCGGGAGGTCCTCGGGTCGCTCGGCCCGGTCGTGGACCGGCACCCGGAGTACACCGACGGGGGCATCCTCACGCGCCTGTGCGAGCCGGAGCGCCAGATCGTGTTCCGCGTGCCGTGGGTCGACGACGCCGGCCGCGTGCAGATCAACCGCGGGTTCCGGGTGGAGTTCAACTCGGCCCTGGGGCCCTACAAGGGCGGGCTTCGGTTCCACCCGAGTGTGCTCGCGGGGACGGTGAAGTTCCTCGGCTTCGAGCAGATCTTCAAGAACGCGCTGACCGGCCTGCCCATCGGCGGCGGCAAGGGCGGCTCCGACTTCGACCCCAAGGGCAGGTCGGCCGGCGAGGTCATGCGCTTCTGCCAGTCCTTCATGACGGAGCTCTACCGCCACATCGGCGAGCACACCGACGTCCCCGCCGGTGACATCGGCGTCGGTGGTCGCGAGATCGGCTACCTCTTCGGCCAGTACAAGCGCATCACCAACCGCTACGAGTCCGGCGTGCTCACCGGCAAGGGCGTCACCTGGGGCGGCTCGCAGGTGCGGCCGGAGGCCACCGGCTACGGCCTCGTCTACTTCGCCGAGCAGGTGCTGTCCCACCGCGGCACGTCGTTCGACGGCCGGCGCGTCGTGGTCTCCGGCTCCGGCAACGTCGCCGTCCACGCCATCGCGAAGGTCCACCAGCTCGGCGGCACCGTCGTCGCCTGCTCCGACTCGGGCGGCTTCGTCGTCGACGAGGCCGGCATCGACCTCGACCTCCTCCGCGACGTCAAGGAGCGGCGGCGGACCTCCCTCACGGCGTACGCCGAGGAGCGGGGCCTCGAGCACCGCACCGGCTCCGTCTGGAGCGTCCCCGCGACCGTCGCGCTCCCGTGCGCGACGCAGAACGAGCTGGACGCCGCCGACGCGCGGCTCCTCGTCGACCACGGCTGCCTGCTGGTGGCGGAGGGCGCCAACATGCCGTGCACGCCCGAGGCCGTCGACGTGCTGCGGGAGGCCGGGATCGCCTTCGGTCCCGGCAAGGCCGCCAACGCGGGCGGCGTCGCGACGAGCGCGCTGGAGATGCAGCAGAACGCGAGCCGCGACTCCTGGTCGTTCGAGCACACCGAGGCCCGGCTCGCGGAGATCATGCGCGGCATCCACGAGCGGTGCCTGACGACGGCCGACGCGTACGGGACGCCGGGCGACTACGTCGCGGGCGCCAACATCGCCGGCTTCACGCAGGTCGCCGACGCGATGCTCGCCCTCGGGGTCATCTGA
- a CDS encoding EamA family transporter, whose product MRRAVGLVLVGIASVQIGAAFAKGLFGEVSPTTIVWLRLLTSTLVLLLWIRPSLRGRSRADWYVVVGFGLSLGLMNWAIYQSFARIPIGIAVTIEFIGPLTLALLGSRRVRDLVWVGLAAAGVVLLGAEPADLDLVGVAFALLAGAAWAAYILLSARTGARWEGLDGLAVASLVAVLPLTPYVLAAHGDVLLDGRVLLVGLAVGLLSSVIPYSCELVALRTLPPSVFGILMSLEPAAAAVAALVVLGELLTALQVAAIACVVAAVAGATATSRGGPVPAGPAPD is encoded by the coding sequence GTGCGACGTGCGGTGGGTCTGGTGCTGGTCGGCATCGCGTCGGTGCAGATCGGTGCCGCCTTCGCCAAGGGGCTCTTCGGCGAGGTGTCGCCGACGACCATCGTCTGGCTCCGGCTGCTGACGAGCACCCTCGTCCTGCTCCTGTGGATCCGGCCGTCGCTGCGTGGCCGGAGCCGCGCCGACTGGTACGTCGTGGTCGGCTTCGGGCTCAGCCTCGGGCTCATGAACTGGGCGATCTACCAGTCCTTCGCCCGCATCCCGATCGGCATCGCGGTCACGATCGAGTTCATCGGACCCCTCACGCTCGCCCTGTTGGGATCCCGCCGGGTCCGTGACCTGGTGTGGGTGGGCCTCGCAGCCGCCGGCGTCGTGCTGCTCGGCGCCGAGCCGGCGGACCTGGACCTGGTGGGCGTGGCGTTCGCGCTCCTCGCCGGGGCCGCGTGGGCGGCGTACATCCTGCTCAGTGCCCGCACCGGTGCGCGCTGGGAGGGCCTCGACGGGCTCGCCGTCGCGAGCCTGGTCGCGGTGCTGCCGCTGACGCCGTACGTGCTCGCCGCCCACGGTGACGTGCTGCTCGACGGCCGGGTGCTGCTCGTCGGGCTCGCGGTGGGGCTGCTGAGCTCGGTGATCCCCTACAGCTGCGAGCTCGTGGCGCTCCGCACGCTGCCGCCCTCGGTGTTCGGGATCCTGATGAGCCTCGAACCGGCCGCCGCCGCCGTCGCGGCGCTCGTGGTGCTCGGCGAGCTGCTCACCGCGCTGCAGGTCGCGGCCATCGCCTGCGTCGTCGCGGCGGTGGCCGGCGCGACGGCGACGTCGCGGGGCGGACCCGTGCCCGCCGGGCCCGCCCCGGACTGA
- a CDS encoding beta-phosphoglucomutase family hydrolase produces the protein MTRQIDWADRAAVLFDLDGVITPTAEVHMRAWEVMFNDFLAGWKGEGDTSTYTDQDYFDHVDGKPRYDGVRDFLASRGIALPEGEESDGPETDTVRGLGDRKNDAFNAVLERDGVTAYPGSVALLDHLATLPVRLGVVSSSANAPAVLEAAGLLDRFETVVSGAVAHELGLPGKPAPDTFLHAAEVLGATAATSVVLEDAVSGVRAGADGGFVDVVGVDRGAGAEALTAAGATLVVADLADLVPGSTDGEGVA, from the coding sequence GTGACGCGACAGATCGACTGGGCCGACCGTGCCGCCGTGCTCTTCGACCTCGACGGGGTGATCACCCCGACCGCCGAGGTCCACATGCGGGCGTGGGAGGTCATGTTCAACGACTTCCTCGCCGGGTGGAAGGGCGAGGGCGACACCTCGACCTACACGGACCAGGACTACTTCGACCACGTGGACGGCAAGCCGCGGTACGACGGGGTGCGCGACTTCCTCGCGTCCCGTGGCATCGCGCTGCCGGAGGGCGAGGAGTCGGACGGTCCGGAGACCGACACGGTCCGTGGTCTGGGCGACCGCAAGAACGACGCCTTCAACGCGGTCCTGGAGCGCGACGGGGTGACGGCGTACCCGGGCTCGGTGGCGCTGCTCGACCACCTGGCGACCCTGCCGGTGCGCCTCGGCGTCGTGTCGTCCTCCGCCAACGCGCCGGCGGTGCTCGAGGCGGCCGGTCTCCTCGACCGGTTCGAGACCGTCGTCTCCGGTGCCGTCGCCCACGAGCTGGGCCTGCCGGGCAAGCCGGCCCCCGACACCTTCCTCCACGCCGCTGAGGTGCTCGGCGCGACCGCCGCCACCAGCGTCGTGCTCGAGGACGCCGTGTCCGGCGTGCGTGCGGGCGCCGACGGCGGCTTCGTCGACGTCGTGGGCGTCGACCGCGGCGCGGGCGCCGAGGCGCTCACGGCCGCCGGGGCGACCCTCGTGGTCGCCGACCTGGCCGACCTCGTGCCCGGCTCGACGGACGGGGAGGGCGTCGCCTGA
- a CDS encoding glycosyl hydrolase family 65 protein — MTKDIPEDPLDRGRFPIDPWRFVETDHYPGDLGLTETLFAVSNGYLGMRGNPAEGRDAHAHGTFINGFHETWPIQHAESAFGFARTGQTIVNVPDVKVLKLYVDDEPLNLGTADLEHYERSLDFASGVLSRTLVWRTPAGKRVRVVSTRMVSMTERHLALLSLEVTMLDGDAPIVISSQMLNRQDGKDEYHVADAALGEGIDPRKAAGFDHRVLLPRGHYSTDERMMLGYVCARSRMTVAVAADHVLTCDDTYEIIHNAEEDSAKYVVRVDATEGNTVKLEKAVAYHSSRGVPVRELSDRCDRTLDRVRRIGIPHFHAEQRAWYDRFWADADIRVEGHPALQQAIRFNLFQLAQASARADQQGIPAKGVTGSGYEGHYFWDTEIYVLPFLTYTQPDAARNALHFRCRMLPAARERAREMAQEGALFPWRTINGEEASAYYAAGTAQVHIDADISYALSKYVDATGDSGFLVRDGIDILVETARMWADLGFWRTNGAESFHIHGVTGPDEYTTVVNNNLFTNVMARYNLEQAVQAVREVAVSDPAAYTQIVARTKLEPGEVEEWARCAAGMTIPFDETLGIHPQDEHFLDREVWDLSRTPIELRPLLLHYHPLVIYRFQVLKQADVVLALFLQGDRFTAEEKKADFDYYDPITTGDSTLSAVVQSVMAAEVGYHEAAMKYFRSALYVDLADLHGNTVDGLHVASMGGVWQTLVCGFGGMRDHGGRLSFDPRLPVDWPSLSFPLRWQDVTADITVTQETMTVSVRGEEGAFPFRVRGVDNVARAGHDVVVDLDGQGPRIDGLLGDRPLIGGHRADGTVITAGVPSPVVGPDDELPV, encoded by the coding sequence ATGACGAAGGACATCCCCGAGGACCCGCTCGACCGCGGCCGGTTCCCGATCGACCCCTGGCGGTTCGTGGAGACCGACCACTACCCCGGCGACCTCGGGCTGACCGAGACGCTCTTCGCCGTCTCCAACGGCTACCTCGGCATGCGGGGCAACCCGGCCGAGGGCCGCGACGCCCACGCGCACGGCACCTTCATCAACGGCTTCCACGAGACCTGGCCGATCCAGCACGCGGAGAGCGCGTTCGGCTTCGCGCGCACCGGCCAGACGATCGTCAACGTGCCCGACGTCAAGGTGCTCAAGCTCTACGTGGACGACGAGCCGCTCAACCTGGGCACGGCGGACCTCGAGCACTACGAGCGCAGCCTCGACTTCGCCTCCGGGGTGCTCAGCCGCACCCTCGTGTGGCGCACCCCGGCGGGCAAGCGCGTGCGCGTCGTCTCGACCCGGATGGTGTCGATGACGGAGCGCCACCTGGCGCTCCTCAGCCTCGAGGTCACGATGCTCGACGGCGACGCGCCGATCGTCATCTCCTCGCAGATGCTCAACCGCCAGGACGGCAAGGACGAGTACCACGTCGCCGACGCCGCCCTCGGCGAGGGCATCGACCCCCGCAAGGCCGCCGGCTTCGACCACCGCGTGCTGCTCCCCCGGGGCCACTACTCCACCGACGAGCGGATGATGCTCGGCTACGTGTGCGCGCGGTCGCGGATGACCGTCGCGGTCGCCGCGGACCACGTGCTGACCTGCGACGACACCTACGAGATCATCCACAACGCCGAGGAGGACTCGGCGAAGTACGTCGTGCGCGTCGACGCCACCGAGGGCAACACGGTGAAGCTGGAGAAGGCGGTGGCCTACCACTCGTCGCGCGGCGTGCCCGTGCGCGAGCTCTCCGACCGCTGCGACCGCACCCTCGACCGGGTGCGCCGCATCGGCATCCCGCACTTCCACGCCGAGCAGCGCGCCTGGTACGACCGGTTCTGGGCCGACGCCGACATCCGCGTCGAGGGGCACCCGGCGCTGCAGCAGGCGATCCGCTTCAACCTCTTCCAGCTGGCGCAGGCCAGCGCACGCGCCGACCAGCAGGGCATCCCCGCGAAGGGCGTGACGGGGTCGGGCTACGAGGGGCACTACTTCTGGGACACGGAGATCTACGTGCTCCCGTTCCTCACCTACACGCAGCCCGACGCCGCCCGGAACGCGCTGCACTTCCGCTGCCGGATGCTGCCCGCCGCGCGGGAGCGCGCCCGCGAGATGGCGCAGGAGGGCGCGCTCTTCCCGTGGCGCACGATCAACGGCGAGGAGGCCTCGGCCTACTACGCCGCGGGCACCGCCCAGGTGCACATCGACGCCGACATCTCCTACGCCCTGAGCAAGTACGTCGACGCCACGGGCGACTCCGGGTTCCTGGTGCGCGACGGGATCGACATCCTGGTGGAGACCGCCCGGATGTGGGCCGACCTCGGCTTCTGGCGCACCAACGGCGCCGAGTCGTTCCACATCCACGGCGTGACCGGCCCCGACGAGTACACGACGGTCGTCAACAACAACCTGTTCACGAACGTCATGGCCCGCTACAACCTCGAGCAGGCCGTCCAGGCGGTGCGCGAGGTCGCGGTGAGCGATCCCGCGGCGTACACGCAGATCGTCGCGCGCACGAAGCTGGAGCCGGGCGAGGTCGAGGAGTGGGCGCGCTGCGCGGCCGGGATGACCATCCCGTTCGACGAGACGCTCGGCATCCACCCCCAGGACGAGCACTTCCTCGACCGCGAGGTGTGGGACCTGTCGCGCACGCCGATCGAGCTGCGCCCGCTGCTGCTGCACTACCACCCGCTGGTGATCTACCGGTTCCAGGTGCTCAAGCAGGCCGACGTCGTGCTGGCGCTGTTCCTGCAGGGCGACCGGTTCACGGCGGAGGAGAAGAAGGCCGACTTCGACTACTACGACCCCATCACCACGGGCGACTCGACGCTCTCGGCGGTCGTGCAGTCCGTGATGGCGGCCGAGGTCGGCTACCACGAGGCCGCGATGAAGTACTTCCGCTCGGCGCTCTACGTGGACCTGGCCGACCTGCACGGCAACACGGTCGACGGCCTCCACGTCGCGTCGATGGGCGGCGTGTGGCAGACGCTGGTGTGCGGGTTCGGCGGCATGCGCGACCACGGCGGACGGCTCTCGTTCGACCCGCGGCTGCCGGTCGACTGGCCCTCGCTGTCGTTCCCGCTGCGCTGGCAGGACGTCACGGCCGACATCACCGTCACCCAGGAGACGATGACCGTCTCGGTCCGCGGCGAGGAGGGCGCGTTCCCCTTCCGCGTGCGGGGCGTCGACAACGTCGCGCGGGCCGGGCACGACGTCGTCGTCGACCTCGACGGCCAGGGTCCCCGCATCGACGGCCTGCTCGGCGACCGGCCGCTCATCGGCGGCCACCGTGCCGACGGCACCGTCATCACCGCGGGCGTCCCGAGCCCCGTCGTCGGCCCGGACGACGAGCTCCCCGTCTGA
- a CDS encoding CHRD domain-containing protein: MSTNRTPIRLAALAVAAPLGLAAAAAPAAADEEVPRPASFTSAYTVMATPDTIIDAEGASVPGEEGATGTFTFMVNSDEDVICYDITLTGVTGEYQSPARTATHIHAAPAGQGGPPRIAFPNPEGDGDTRTSSGCMQGPFTTGIEGEDGNDTGTGFTLSDLEADPSSFSADTHTAAFTAGAVRGQLQEIPVGGVDTGLGGTVAEAGTGGTGTALAVAGLAGVAVAAAGGGLVVARRRA, translated from the coding sequence ATGAGCACGAACCGCACGCCGATCCGTCTCGCCGCCCTCGCCGTGGCTGCCCCGCTGGGACTCGCCGCGGCCGCAGCGCCCGCGGCCGCCGACGAGGAGGTCCCCCGGCCCGCGTCGTTCACCAGCGCCTACACCGTGATGGCCACGCCGGACACCATCATCGACGCCGAGGGTGCGTCCGTGCCGGGCGAGGAGGGGGCAACCGGCACGTTCACGTTCATGGTGAACTCGGACGAGGACGTCATCTGCTACGACATCACGCTGACGGGCGTGACGGGCGAGTACCAGAGCCCCGCACGCACGGCGACGCACATCCATGCCGCGCCGGCCGGGCAGGGCGGGCCTCCGCGGATCGCGTTCCCGAACCCGGAGGGTGACGGCGACACCCGGACGTCCAGCGGCTGCATGCAGGGGCCGTTCACGACCGGCATCGAGGGCGAGGACGGCAACGACACGGGCACCGGCTTCACCCTGTCCGACCTCGAGGCCGACCCGTCGTCGTTCTCGGCCGACACCCACACGGCCGCGTTCACGGCGGGCGCCGTGCGCGGCCAGCTGCAGGAGATCCCCGTCGGCGGCGTCGACACCGGCCTGGGGGGCACGGTGGCGGAGGCCGGGACCGGCGGGACCGGTACGGCGCTGGCCGTCGCCGGGCTGGCGGGCGTCGCCGTCGCGGCCGCGGGCGGGGGGCTCGTGGTCGCGCGCCGGCGTGCCTGA